In one window of Macadamia integrifolia cultivar HAES 741 chromosome 2, SCU_Mint_v3, whole genome shotgun sequence DNA:
- the LOC122072001 gene encoding photosystem I reaction center subunit VI, chloroplastic-like, giving the protein MASLATIASVQPIAIKGLAGSSISGTKLSCKPPRRNVTRTNIRSGAVVAKYGDKSVYFDLEDLGNTTGQWDLYGSDAPSPYNPLQSKFFETFAAPFTKRGLLLKFLILGGGSTLAYLSSTASGDILPIKKGPQLPPKIGPRGKI; this is encoded by the exons ATGGCGTCTCTAGCAACCATAGCCTCTGTACAACCTATCGCCATTAAGGGCCTCGCAGGAAGCTCCATTTCTGGTACCAAGCTTTCCTGCAAGCCACCTCGCCGGAATGTGACTCGTACAAACATCAG GTCAGGGGCAGTGGTGGCCAAATACGGTGACAAGAGTGTCTACTTCGACCTGGAGGATTTGGGCAACACTACAGGCCAATGGGATTTGTACGGATCTGATGCTCCTTCTCCTTATAACCCTCTCCAG AGCAAGTTCTTTGAGACATTTGCAGCTCCTTTCACCAAGAGAGGTTTGTTGCTCAAGTTCTTGATACTAGGAGGAGGTTCCACTCTTGCCTATCTTAGCTCCACAGCCTCAGGGGACATTCTACCCATTAAGAAGGGCCCACAACTACCTCCTAAGATTGGGCCACGTGGCAAGATCTAA
- the LOC122058841 gene encoding protein ALP1-like isoform X1 yields the protein MDQRMIASREHIEQMERDDTDAEIMMCMMLLMKARDSLYTREPIRDSKLTGPERVSEVLNGHVDRCYEQYKMERHVFLNLEALMRQRGWLEDSRYLRVDEQLAMFISIVGHNDRYRDIAEHFQRSLNTIGEHFKKVLRAFILLGQENIKPSNFSRCPKQILEKPKLYPFFKDCIGAIDGTHVSASVPLSKQIPYRGRKGDTTWNVMCACDLDMKFTFVYAGWEGSANDCRVFNEALNNPKFEFPHPPPGKYYVVDSGYPSTTGFLTPFKGQRYHLNDYRNRRPRTAVELFNNRHSSVRNVIERSFGSLKKRFPILSKMPCFPLNTQTCIVIACCALHNFIREEEIADKNFKEFGENWWNEEPEEIQDYVPPAHISISLAERRRQMDDLRKNIANELAVKARMTQIT from the exons ATGGATCAAAGAATGATCGCATCTAGGGAACACATTGAACAAATGGAAAGGGATGACACTGATGCAGAAATTatgatgtgtatgatgttgttgatgaaagCACGTGATTCATTATACACTAGAGAGCCCATACGAGATAGTAAATTGACAGGACCAGAGCGAGTGAGTGAGGTTCTAAACGGACATGTAGACAGATGCTATGAACAGTATAAAATGGAACgccatgtcttcctcaaccttgAAGCATTAATGCGACAACGTGGTTGGTTGGAAGATAGTCGATATTTAAGAGTGGATGAGCAGTTGGCAATGTTTATATCTATCGTTGGTCACAATGATAGGTATAGAGACATAGCAGAACACTTTCAGCGTTCTCTTAACACTATAGGTGAACACTTTAAGAAAGTGTTACGTGCTTTCATACTACTCGGACAAGAGAATATCAAACCTTCAAACTTCAGTCGTTGCCCTAAACAGATTCTTGAAAAACCAAAGCTCTATCCTTTCTTCAAG GACTGCATTGGCGCGATTGATGGCACTCATGTTAGTGCTTCTGTACCTCTATCCAAACAAATACCGtacagaggaaggaaaggagatacaacctggaatgttatgtgtgcatgtgaccttgacatgaaattcacttttgtgtacgctggttgggagggttctgcaaatgattgtcgagtattcaatgaggcattgaataaccctaaatttgaatttcctcatcctccacctG GTAAATATTATGTGGTTGATTCTGGTTATCCATCTACTACTGGGTTCTTGACGCCGTTCAAAGGACAAAGATACCATCTAAATGATTATAGGAATAGACGTCCAAGGACAGCAGTAGAGCTATTTAATAATAGACACTCTTCTGTTAGGAATGTCATAGAGCgcagttttggttctttgaagaagcGCTTTCCAATTCTCAGCAAAATGCCATGTTTTCCACTGAACACCCAAACATGCATCGTCATTGCTTGTTGTGCACTTCACAACTTCATTcgggaggaagaaattgcagacaagaattttaaggagtttggtgaaaattggtggaatgaggagcctgaagaaattcaagattatgtaccaccggctcacattagtataagcttagcagaaagaagaagacagatggATGATCTTAGGAAAAATATTGCAAATGAGTTAGCTGTTAAAGCCAGAATGactcaaattacatga
- the LOC122058841 gene encoding uncharacterized protein At2g29880-like isoform X2, with product MSTSKQAVNETAKWSQANVDTLIVLMVEEVKKGNRTTSTFNKAGWNNIANNFKEKTGVNYAIIQLKNKVNKLRQDYSQFKKLLETTGFGWDTASRTCTVDDESIWESHIKDNPTWARFKKHGLPQWPELCMVFGDTYADGEGSGTQTTVLETLGVDDARNMIESCDESSSADEVTPLGDTQTEAVEKRPATKHRHDRTPNAKRRRSKSNDWSMAFKAIQDMSKSRVERDASMSTASTQNAEQMYGITRAMEVLESGYELDEALYEKALRKLMADPQWREALISCPPHRKSILLRTLQ from the exons atgtCAACTTCAAAACAAGCAGTTAATGAGACTGCAAAATGGAGCCAAGCAAATGTAGACACCCTTATTGTTCTGATGGTAGAGGAagttaagaaaggaaataggacTACTTCGACTTTTAATAAAGCTGGTTGGAACAACATTGCCaataacttcaaagaaaaaactGGGGTCAACTATGCCATTATACAGTTGAAGAACAAAGTGAACAAACTGAGGCAGGATTATAGTCAGTTTAAGAAGCTATTGGAGACAACTGGTTTTGGTTGGGATACTGCTTCAAGAACTTgtactgttgatgatgaatccatCTGGGAATCGCATATTAAG gataaccctacttgggcacgaTTTAAGAAGCATGGACTACCACAATGGCCAGAACTATGTATGGTATTTGGTGATACATATGCAGACGGCGAAGGAAGTGGGACTCAAACAACCGTGTTGGAAACTTTGGGGGTCGATGATGCTAGGAATATGATTGAGTCTTGTGATGAGTCAAGTTCCGCTGATGAAGTTACTCCATTAGGTGACACTCAAACTGAAGCAGTGGAAAAAAGGCCAGCTACTAAGCATAGGCATGATAGGACTCCAAAtgcgaaaaggaggaggagcaagtctaatgattggtcaatggcattcaaggcaattcaagatatGAGTAAATCAAGGGTAGAACGGGATGCGAGCATGTCCACTGCTTCAACCCAAAATGCGGAACAGATGTACGGGATTACTAGGGCCATGGAGGTGCTTGAGTCAGGATATGAGTTAGATGAAGCACTATACGAGAAAGCACTTCGGAAGTTAATGGCTGACCCGCAATGGAGAGAAGCATTAATTTCATGCCCTCCTCATCGGAAGTCAATACTCCTTCGTACCCTTCAGTAG